DNA from Pelodiscus sinensis isolate JC-2024 chromosome 1, ASM4963464v1, whole genome shotgun sequence:
gaagcaggagcggaagcaggaggaacaggaggagcagggggagcagggggagcaagagggggatcaagagggggagcagggggagcaagagggggatcaagagggggagcagggggagcaagagggggagcagggggaggaggaaatggaaagcggtctagcaggctctggaggtggcctcgcagggcacggccctgctcctccagggcctccagactcctctggcgcagcctgaggtcctcctggacccagtggtcctggagacggagctgtcggtccaggaaccggagatgccgcctctggtagtcctcctggttcctggctgtcctgcttgcccgggcgcgggcggctgctgcaggcggtgtggtgcgccctgcagtccccggtgctgcagctgtggtgcaagaagaccagcggtcaattaccccaggggcccaggtgtgtgaaacccagctcccctctgcaaggccagggcccctgcaggatccccagctgctgctccgtagtgggcaaggcccaggcgcacggtcccggggctccctctcgccccagccccccgtacacataaggggaacacgagggtactcacaggtggacgcctccccggcctctgatgatgcaggcgagcggctctgtggggtgcctcgggggtcccgggtcctgggaaggctggcggcaggctcctggctctcagagccctcttcctcctcctcggtgtccaggagcggtccctctgccccggggtcaatcacgtcccggggggcagggacggcatgaggccccaggatgcggtccagggcatggaagtgggggcaggcctccgggtcagcctctggcaggcaggcccgggagtaggactgccgcaagtctttaatcttgcagcgcacctgctcccggctgcgctggtggcccctggcggccaggctggcagccatgcgtccatagacggccgcgttccggtggctagtgcggagatcgtggacatttgaggcttccccccaaacctc
Protein-coding regions in this window:
- the LOC142826822 gene encoding uncharacterized protein LOC142826822, translated to MSQPSEGSQPSTAPHDQPGGSREPARGRKRRAPAWSSAEIVDLIEVWGEASNVHDLRTSHRNAAVYGRMAASLAARGHQRSREQVRCKIKDLRQSYSRACLPEADPEACPHFHALDRILGPHAVPAPRDVIDPGAEGPLLDTEEEEEGSESQEPAASLPRTRDPRGTPQSRSPASSEAGEASTSAAPGTAGRTTPPAAAARARASRTARNQEDYQRRHLRFLDRQLRLQDHWVQEDLRLRQRSLEALEEQGRALRGHLQSLLDRFPFPPPPAPPLAPPAPPLDPPLAPPAPPLDPPLAPPAPPAPPVPPASAPASAPASSTPPVLSAPPSTTIPHRRPRTRSVARRERHPDSHP